In a single window of the Phocoena sinus isolate mPhoSin1 chromosome 7, mPhoSin1.pri, whole genome shotgun sequence genome:
- the LOC116756958 gene encoding uncharacterized protein LOC116756958, with protein MSVRKRKDQDMFKCRNILSAEVIEHEDQDPPYPTHSKTASPANKSWPHNLDIITIKGLDTKNKLASDPGITALKTSDLKNKLVHDPGIITIKTLDTKNNLAHHPSITTIKTLDTKNKLQERLPNVSLPNFEGESSMTGKVNVNKCCLSKSLSLTSHIENLKQSMVLKLILSKNLQDLSNRLFSTPEVSMDTEARKKSHSSPLLALHDEQPSSLEGEVFEKIQDLNSWLSEGDILNSKSLLNEIIKDIPTDSLSEGGPGNSPEVEKEPVSEKHLEAGEIDFPIKKKSSFKKKHLKSEVSSSKPDLNSLVYDYVIKQIFTAPIFSELGRGVKESSETQINSQSQLPTAWESSPSNVLIHYEENNNEIEFPPAKSVISQIIQAFPVDTLLESGIIKVIELDKEYQKGFLLYTETAFAEEKPKYSTEYYSDIRSKTEPLSEQNTPIIHKETTSFNGVEFIDKGQNRSPQDSKYQSTPDKKTDLPSNGQRLDREENDRSSTLENLSNALMGKLNNSDVIMLKSFLKNIFNVFFKYSQSKSRQPEKELERLIEHPFPSQTEDLEEIEENFDKVDKLGRKPILNPKLHVFLEELSESEIKKFKSELSKHIQHHLVERLSESGYITKEDLPEIYQNLYLMNEKVEPKGQNIFLEKYSETVKEIMSFINNFNHHFIDKHLEIKLRSFLNEMLQNYFLKNLSDNSLFKDAESEPIHSNVSSLRAKSASISFHELGQDISRGSFRSRLEINMKYPLSKSLQNYLIALSENELLDLKADLSKHLQSLFIEKLSKSGLITERQLEGISRHINLVNSTFTPLRCIKPDLSLRDENQFVEDHSEKQTKYSKIAQKTTLQKVPEDRLVETELTKKEEKEHFSLENIKESPSIIQEQKRYYPKEAKILSLIKVQTCSNKNTQAIPVNKSSERLTDTMPKKQRKEHGFMQFPQAENSDFKTEIQDPHSWSGKSKITQSNACFEKTLKMKSLDKKEHNNTYKLIVQEKPEAVLSPYPRIPNCKMPNEDEEYANKLTFPSRQGNTLTRLNAEAGEKSKLED; from the coding sequence atgtcagtcagaaaaaggaaagacCAAGATATGTTCaaatgcagaaatattttaaGTGCCGAGGTTATAGAGCATGAAGACCAAGATCCTCCTTACCCAACACATTCAAAAACTGCAAGCCCTGCTAATAAATCCTGGCCCCATAATCTTGATATCATCACAATAAAGGGTTTAGACACTAAGAATAAGTTAGCCAGTGATCCTGGTATCACCGCACTAAAGACTTCAGACCTTAAGAATAAGTTAGTCCATGATCCGGGTATCATCACAATAAAGACTTTAGACACTAAGAATAATTTAGCCCATCATCCTAGTATCACCACAATAAAGACTTTAGACACTAAGAATAAGTTACAGGAAAGGCTACCAAATGTATCTTTACCAAACTTTGAGGGAGAATCATCAATGACTGgaaaagtaaatgtaaataaatgttgCCTCTCAAAATCATTAAGTCTTACTTCCcacatagaaaatttaaaacaatcaatGGTGCTCAagttaattttaagtaaaaatctgCAAGACCTTTCAAATAGATTATTTTCTACACCTGAAGTTTCTATGGACACcgaagcaagaaagaaaagtcatAGTTCTCCACTTCTGGCTCTTCATGATGAACAACCAAGTAGTTTGGAAGGCgaagtatttgaaaaaattcaagatTTAAATAGCTGGCTTTCAGAAGGAgacattttaaattcaaagtctcttttaaatgaaataattaaagataTTCCCACAGATTCACTTTCAGAAGGTGGACCAGGAAATTCTCCAGAGGTAGAAAAGGAACCTGTCTCTGAAAAACACCTAGAGGCTGGTGAGATagattttccaattaaaaaaaagagtagtttcaaaaagaaacatttaaaaagtgaagtatCTAGCTCCAAACCAGATTTGAATAGCCTTGTATATGATTAtgttataaagcaaatatttactgcacCGATCTTCtcagagctggggagaggagtGAAAGAATCGAGTGAGACACAGATAAACTCGCAGAGTCAATTACCCACAGCTTGGGAGAGTTCGCCTTCCAATGTTCTAATTCactatgaagaaaacaataatgaaatagaaTTTCCGCCGGCCAAATCTGTTATAAGCCAGATAATACAAGCATTTCCTGTAGATACTCTTTTAGAATCGGGGATAATCAAAGTGATAGAATTAGATAAAGAATATCAGAAGGGTTTTTTGCTGTATACAGAGACAGCTTTTGCTGAAGAAAAGCCAAAGTATTCCACAGAGTATTATTCAGATATCAGAAGCAAAACAGAACCTCTTTCAGAGCAAAATACACCCATCATTCACAAAGAAACCACTTCTTTTAATGGAGTTGAATTCATAGACAAAGGCCAAAATAGATCCCCACAAGATTCAAAATATCAGTCGACACCAGATAAAAAAACAGATTTGCCAAGTAATGGTCAGAGGCttgacagagaagaaaatgatcgAAGTTCTACTTTAGAAAATTTAAGTAACGCACTAATGGGTAAACTTAATAACTCTGATGTAATAATGTTAAAATcctttttgaaaaacatatttaatgtttttttcaaatatagtCAGTCTAAAAGCAGacaaccagaaaaagaattagaaagactAATTGAACATCCTTTTCCAAGTCAGACAGAAGACCTTGAAGAAATCGAAGAGAATTTTGATAAAGTAGACAAATTAGGGAGAAAACCTATTTTGAATCCAAAGCTGCATGTATTTCTAGAAGAACTCTCAgagtcagaaataaaaaaatttaaatctgaaTTAAGTAAACATATCCAGCATCACCTTGTAGAAAGGCTTTCAGAATCAGGATATATCACCAAAGAGGACTTACCAGAAATCTATCAAAATCTGTATTTGATGAATGAGAAAGTAGAACCAAAAgggcaaaatatttttctggagaaatattcagaaactgtaaaagaaatcatgtcttttataaataattttaatcatCATTTCATAGataaacatttggaaataaagctaagatcttttttaaatgaaatgctcCAAAACTATTTCCTAAAAAACCTTTCAGACAACAGTTTATTTAAAGACGCAGAATCTGAGCCTATACACTCAAATGTATCTTCTCTAAGAGCTAAAAGTGCCTCAATATCTTTTCATGAGTTAGGACAAGATATTTCAAGAGGGAGTTTTCGTAGTAGGcttgaaataaacatgaaatatcCCTTAAGTAAATCTCTACAAAACTATCTTATAGCTTTATCAGAAAATGAACTCTTAGATCTAAAAGCTGATTTAAGCAAACACCTCCAGAGCCTTTTTATAGAAAAACTGTCAAAATCAGGACTAATCACAGAAAGGCAATTAGAGGGGATAAGCCGGCATATAAATTTGGTTAATTCTACTTTCACACCATTAAGATGTATAAAGCCAGATTTGTCTTTAAGAGATGAAAATCAGTTTGTGGAGGACCATTcagaaaagcaaactaaatatTCAAAAATTGCTCAGAAAACCACTTTACAAAAGGTTCCTGAAGATAGACTTGTAGAAACAGAGTTgaccaaaaaggaagaaaaggaacatttttccTTAGAGAATATTAAAGAAAGTCCATCAATAATTCAGGAACAGAAAAGATACTATCCTAAGGAAGCGAAAATACTCAGTTTAATTAAAGTACAAACTTGTTCCAACAAAAATACCCAGGCAATTCCAGTAAATAAGTCATCAGAAAGACTTACAGATACAATGCctaagaaacaaaggaaagaacacGGTTTCATGCAGTTTCCTCAAGCAGAGAACTCTGATTTTAAAACAGAGATACAAGACCCACATAGTTGGAGTGGTAAATCAAAAATAACTCAATCAAATGCTTGCTTTGAAAAGACACTGAAAATGAAGTCCCTTGACAAAAAGGAGCACAATAACACCTATAAATTGATAGTACAGGAAAAACCTGAAGCAGTACTGTCACCATATCCAAGAATTCCTAATTGCAAGATGCCAAATGAAGATGAGGAATATGCAAACAAACTCACTTTTCCTTCCAGGCAAGGTAATACTCTAACTCGCCTCAATGCAGAGGCTGGAGAGAAATCAAAATTAGAAGACTAG